A single Cyprinus carpio isolate SPL01 chromosome A6, ASM1834038v1, whole genome shotgun sequence DNA region contains:
- the keap1b gene encoding kelch-like ECH-associated protein 1B: protein MYAASGMTECKAEVTPSARNGHRVFSYTLESHTAAAFSIMNELRLERQLCDVTLRVRYNQLEAVDFVAHKVVLASSSPVFRAMFTNGLKECGMEVVPIEGIHPKVMGRLIEFAYTASISVGEKCVIHVMNGAVMYQIDSVVKACCDFLVQQLDPSNAIGIASFAEQISCTELHQKAREYIYMNFSQVATQEEFFNLSHCQLVTLISRDELNVRCESEVFHACVEWVQYDRENRRPYVQALLQAVRCHSLTPLFLQRQLERFDWDAQSKDYLSQIFQDLTLHKPTKLIPLRTPKVPQLIYTAGGYFRQSLSYLEAFDPCSGAWLRLADLQVPRSGLAACVISGLLYAVGGRNNAPDGNMDSNMLDCYNPMNNCWLPCAPMSVPRNRIGVGVIDGMIYAVGGSHGCVHHNSVERYDPERDCWQLVAPMLTRRIGVGVAVINRLLYAVGGFDGTHRLSSAECYNPERDEWRSIVSMNTVRSGAGVCALGNYIYVMGGYDGTHQLNSVERYDVETDVWSFISSMRHRRSALGVTAHHARIYVLGGYDGNTFLDSVECYDPDTDAWSEVTNMTSGRSGVGVAVTMEPCQKGLSPFQKS from the exons ATGTACGCGGCGTCCGGTATGACGGAGTGTAAGGCGGAGGTGACCCCGTCGGCGAGGAACGGTCACCGGGTGTTCAGCTACACGCTGGAGAGCCACACGGCGGCCGCCTTCTCCATCATGAACGAGCTGCGGCTGGAGCGTCAGCTGTGTGACGTCACGCTGAGGGTCAGATACAACCAGCTGGAGGCCGTGGACTTCGTGGCTCATAAAGTGGTGCTGGCCTCGTCCTCGCCGGTGTTTCGTGCCATGTTCACCAACGGCCTGAAGGAGTGCGGGATGGAGGTGGTGCCCATCGAGGGGATCCACCCGAAG GTCATGGGCCGGCTCATCGAGTTCGCGTACACGGCGAGCATCTCTGTGGGAGAGAAGTGTGTGATTCACGTGATGAACGGGGCCGTCATGTACCAGATCGACAGCGTGGTCAAGGCCTGCTGTGATTTCCTGGTGCAGCAGCTCGACCCGAGCAACGCCATCGGCATCGCCAGCTTCGCCGAGCAGATCAGCTGCACAGAGCTCCATCAGAAGGCCCGAGAGTACATCTACATGAACTTCAGTCAG gtggCCACGCAGGAGGAGTTCTTCAACCTGTCTCACTGTCAGCTGGTGACTCTGATCAGCCGTGACGAGCTGAACGTGCGCTGTGAGTCCGAGGTGTTTCACGCGTGTGTGGAGTGGGTTCAGTACGACCGGGAGAACCGGCGGCCGTATGTCCAGGCGCTGCTGCAGGCCGTCCGCTGTCACTCGCTCACACCGCTCTTCCTGCAGCGGCAGCTCGAGCGCTTCGACTGGGACGCCCAGAGCAAAGACTACCTGTCCCAGATCTTCCAGGACCTCACGCTGCACAAGCCCACTAAACTCATCCCCCTCCGGACGCCCAAGGTGCCGCAGCTCATCTACACGGCCGGCGGATACTTCCGGCAGTCTCTCAGCTATCTGGAGGCGTTTGACCCCTGCTCCGGAGCCTGGCTGCGGCTGGCCGATCTACAGGTGCCCCGCAGCGGGTTAGCAGCCTGTGTCATCAGCGGCCTGCTGTACGCCGTGGGCGGCAGGAACAACGCTCCGGACGGAAACATGGACTCCAACATGCTGGACTGTTACAACCCCATGAACAACTGCTGGCTGCCCTGCGCTCCCATGAGTGTCCCGCGCAACCGCATCGGCGTGGGGGTCATCGACGGCATGATCTACGCTGTGGGCGGCTCACACGGCTGCGTCCATCACAACAGTGTGGAGAG GTACGATCCGGAGAGGGACTGCTGGCAGCTGGTGGCTCCGATGCTGACGCGGCGGATCGGTGTCGGTGTGGCCGTGATCAACCGGCTGCTGTACGCTGTGGGGGGGTTCGACGGCACGCACCGGCTGAGCTCCGCTGAATGCTACAACCCCGAGAGAGACGAGTGGAGGAGCATCGTGTCCATGAACACGGTCCGCAGCGGCGCAG GCGTGTGCGCGCTGGGGAACTACATCTATGTGATGGGAGGATACGACGGCACCCATCAGCTGAACAGTGTGGAGCGCTACGACGTGGAGACGGACGTCTGGAGCTTCATCTCCTCCATGAGACACAGACGCAGCGCTCTCGGAGTGACGGCGCACCACGCACGCATTTACGTGCTCG GTGGGTATGATGGGAACACGTTTCTGGACAGTGTGGAGTGTTATGACCCGGACACAGACGCGTGGAGCGAGGTCACCAACATGACGTCCGGCCGCAGCGGTGTCGGAGTCGCCGTGACCATGGAGCCGTGCCAGAAGGGCCTGAGCCCGTTTCAGAAGAGCTAG